One Weissella ceti DNA window includes the following coding sequences:
- a CDS encoding HAD family hydrolase, whose amino-acid sequence MMTKIHLHFLRYAGIALLFAIVSVLLLPVYGGLPVVFEVTDERFIYGLLGLSGLFIMWTSVQMLRQAIRELKTCGTGSVLLVVLGQVMLLGVTMWQYLTPASMHNLFMGVTLPIYFVSMCIVYLTLNWAQKQEDKGLFSTRIQKSTRGLVAMILLMSVVSFVVFLNRGDIQVALLISGALLLVVEPRWAILRVSELRKNEVHNLEKEGIQVLDHQSLDKLPTLSDVIVEKEGVLTENSFQVYSVNSLSKSLSEYDVLTIVASLEANLSDDFSRSVVAYAQEHGVYPVEVLEQTVLPSVGVEGEVFGVEYALVMASYAHEQQYRVNAKRLEATLALGNSIRLLVHGDEVVGAVNYGESFRRDLGDLDRYFQTHDMQVRVATTDTMGSVRPIREIMKSVVTVQADLTAAQQYEQQASWTEEVPTLFLTRGALPAKVDPALVIKTGDNDRGADIMLTEMTQLSMLHEAAVKLRNINVWTIVRWTILSIVLVAGLFMAELVFDDWLVAPTFAILIRAIMSLILSLVDPELK is encoded by the coding sequence ATGATGACTAAGATACATTTACATTTTCTGCGTTATGCAGGAATTGCGTTACTATTTGCAATCGTATCAGTACTTTTACTACCGGTGTATGGTGGGTTACCAGTTGTGTTTGAAGTAACAGATGAACGCTTTATCTATGGATTATTAGGTTTGTCTGGATTGTTTATCATGTGGACATCAGTACAAATGTTACGACAAGCAATACGTGAGTTAAAAACATGTGGGACTGGATCGGTGTTATTGGTTGTCTTGGGACAAGTGATGCTTTTGGGTGTGACGATGTGGCAATATTTAACACCAGCCTCAATGCATAATTTATTTATGGGTGTAACACTACCAATTTACTTTGTAAGCATGTGTATCGTATACCTAACATTAAATTGGGCACAAAAACAAGAAGATAAAGGCTTATTTTCAACACGTATTCAAAAGAGTACGCGCGGATTAGTCGCAATGATTCTGCTAATGAGTGTTGTTAGTTTTGTTGTATTTTTGAACCGCGGAGACATACAAGTTGCATTATTGATTAGTGGTGCTTTGTTACTAGTTGTAGAGCCACGTTGGGCAATCTTACGTGTGAGTGAATTACGCAAGAACGAAGTACATAATTTAGAAAAAGAAGGTATTCAAGTTCTTGATCACCAAAGCTTGGATAAATTACCAACATTGTCAGATGTTATTGTTGAAAAAGAGGGTGTATTAACTGAAAATAGTTTTCAAGTTTACTCAGTTAATTCACTGTCTAAATCGTTAAGTGAATATGATGTTTTAACAATTGTTGCAAGTTTGGAAGCCAATTTGTCAGATGATTTTAGTCGCAGTGTTGTAGCATATGCACAAGAACATGGCGTGTATCCAGTAGAAGTATTGGAACAAACCGTGTTACCAAGTGTTGGTGTTGAAGGGGAAGTCTTTGGCGTTGAATATGCATTGGTTATGGCTTCTTATGCGCACGAACAACAATACCGTGTTAATGCGAAACGTCTAGAAGCAACTTTGGCATTAGGGAACTCAATCCGTTTGCTTGTGCATGGGGATGAAGTTGTTGGTGCTGTGAATTATGGTGAAAGTTTCCGTCGTGATTTAGGAGATCTTGATCGTTATTTCCAAACGCACGATATGCAAGTACGTGTTGCCACAACGGATACAATGGGATCTGTCCGACCAATTCGAGAAATCATGAAGAGTGTTGTGACTGTACAGGCAGATTTAACAGCTGCCCAACAATACGAACAACAAGCATCTTGGACTGAAGAAGTCCCAACGCTGTTCTTAACACGCGGTGCATTACCGGCGAAGGTAGATCCAGCTCTTGTTATTAAGACAGGGGATAATGATCGAGGTGCCGATATTATGCTAACAGAGATGACACAACTATCTATGTTGCATGAAGCTGCTGTTAAATTACGTAATATCAATGTTTGGACCATTGTTCGCTGGACGATCTTGAGTATTGTGCTTGTAGCAGGGCTGTTTATGGCAGAACTAGTCTTTGATGACTGGTTGGTTGCACCAACTTTTGCGATTTTAATTCGTGCTATCATGTCTTTGATTTTAAGCCTCGTTGACCCTGAATTGAAATAA
- the rny gene encoding ribonuclease Y: protein MENVLMFILVSFAAIVIGGFLGYFFADKAINKRLSDAHRNATDITNQATIEATQLKKSALVEARDESQRYQDRIESELQERRSEVKVQEERLVSREAVLDRKDASLQKREEGVVDKEKVLDQQRQSVADKLKHADALVDARESKLSEIANLDQEEARERVLSETKDALAAERAVMIKESNAQANAEADKRAKELIVGAIQRSAADMVAETTVSVVNLPNDDMKGRIIGREGRNIRALETVTGIDVIIDDTPEAVVLSGYDPIRREIAKNTLDKLISDGRIHPARIEETVEKSRKEMDEHIREVGEQAVFDLGIHNMHPDLIKTLGRLNYRTSYGQNVLVHSIEVAKLSGLLAAELGEDVTQAKRAGLLHDIGKAVDHDVDGSHVELGVELASKYNERAEIINAIASHHNDVEPEFVVSELVAAADSISAARPGARSESLENYVQRLKQLETIANGFSGVDKSFAIQAGREVRVVVEPAAVTDLEATVLAHDIKTQIETELDYPGHIKVTVIRESRSIEYAK from the coding sequence ATGGAGAACGTACTCATGTTTATCCTTGTTTCGTTTGCCGCAATCGTAATTGGTGGTTTTCTGGGTTATTTTTTTGCTGATAAAGCAATTAATAAGCGACTTTCAGATGCCCATAGAAATGCAACAGATATCACGAATCAAGCAACTATTGAAGCAACGCAATTAAAAAAGTCTGCTTTAGTAGAAGCTCGAGATGAAAGCCAACGTTATCAAGACCGTATTGAATCTGAACTACAAGAACGACGTTCAGAAGTAAAAGTACAAGAAGAACGACTTGTTAGTCGTGAAGCTGTATTAGATCGTAAAGATGCTTCTTTGCAAAAGCGTGAAGAAGGTGTTGTTGATAAAGAAAAGGTTCTAGATCAACAACGACAAAGTGTAGCTGACAAGCTGAAGCATGCAGATGCTTTGGTTGATGCACGTGAATCAAAGCTTAGTGAAATTGCTAACCTTGATCAGGAAGAAGCACGTGAACGTGTTTTGTCTGAAACTAAGGATGCCTTGGCAGCCGAACGTGCAGTGATGATTAAGGAAAGTAATGCACAAGCAAATGCTGAAGCTGATAAGCGCGCCAAGGAACTTATTGTTGGTGCCATTCAACGTTCAGCTGCTGACATGGTTGCTGAAACAACCGTTTCAGTTGTTAACTTGCCAAATGACGACATGAAGGGCCGTATTATTGGTCGTGAAGGTCGTAATATCCGTGCCTTGGAAACAGTCACTGGAATTGACGTTATCATTGACGATACACCGGAAGCGGTTGTGTTGAGTGGTTACGACCCAATCCGTCGTGAAATTGCCAAGAACACATTGGATAAGTTGATTTCTGACGGACGAATTCACCCAGCGCGAATCGAAGAAACCGTTGAAAAGTCTCGTAAAGAGATGGATGAACATATTCGTGAAGTTGGAGAACAAGCAGTCTTTGATCTAGGGATTCACAACATGCATCCTGATTTGATTAAGACACTTGGTCGTCTAAACTACCGTACTAGTTACGGACAAAACGTTTTGGTACATTCTATTGAAGTTGCCAAGCTATCAGGATTGCTAGCTGCGGAACTTGGTGAAGATGTTACTCAAGCTAAGCGTGCAGGTTTGCTACACGACATTGGAAAGGCAGTTGACCATGATGTTGATGGCTCACACGTTGAACTAGGAGTTGAATTGGCTTCTAAGTACAACGAACGTGCTGAAATCATCAACGCAATTGCTTCACATCACAATGACGTTGAACCTGAATTCGTTGTATCAGAATTAGTTGCTGCAGCTGACTCAATTTCAGCTGCACGTCCAGGGGCTCGTTCAGAATCTTTGGAAAACTATGTGCAACGTTTGAAGCAATTGGAAACAATTGCTAACGGATTTAGTGGTGTTGATAAGTCATTTGCGATCCAAGCAGGTCGTGAAGTTCGTGTTGTTGTTGAACCAGCAGCCGTTACTGACTTAGAAGCAACTGTCTTGGCACACGATATCAAGACACAAATTGAAACAGAATTGGATTATCCAGGACATATTAAGGTCACAGTAATTCGTGAATCTCGTTCGATTGAATATGCTAAATAA
- a CDS encoding GMP reductase codes for MLETKVFDYEDVQLIPRRCVLTSRSQADTHVSLGGRQFKLPVMPANMQTVLDEKLSLELALEGYFYVMHRFNPSTRKAFIQDAHNKDTFASISVGVKPEEYTFIDELASEGLIPEYITIDIAHGYADTVINMIKYIKEKLPDTFVIAGNVATPDAVIALEDAGADATKVGVGPGMACITKLKTGFGTGGWQLAAIEQCAQVATKPIIADGGLRTNGDIAKSLRFGATMVMVGSMLAGHDENPGELLTIDGKTFKAYFGSASQFQKGEYKNVEGKKLMVPYRGSIYATLHEMQEDLQSAISYAGGDSIAVLKDVDFVIVPNTIRSGDHF; via the coding sequence ATGTTAGAAACAAAAGTGTTTGATTACGAAGATGTGCAACTAATTCCCCGTCGCTGTGTCTTAACAAGTCGCAGTCAAGCTGATACACACGTGTCACTTGGTGGTCGTCAATTCAAACTACCCGTTATGCCCGCCAACATGCAAACTGTGCTCGACGAAAAACTATCACTAGAATTAGCATTAGAAGGTTACTTCTATGTTATGCACCGCTTTAACCCGTCTACACGTAAAGCATTTATTCAAGATGCTCATAATAAAGACACTTTTGCTTCTATCTCTGTTGGTGTTAAGCCAGAAGAATACACATTTATTGATGAATTAGCTAGTGAAGGTTTAATTCCAGAATATATCACAATCGATATCGCACATGGTTATGCTGATACTGTGATCAACATGATTAAGTACATTAAGGAGAAGTTACCTGATACATTTGTAATTGCTGGTAACGTCGCGACACCTGATGCGGTCATCGCATTAGAAGATGCTGGTGCTGACGCAACTAAGGTTGGTGTTGGTCCGGGGATGGCTTGTATCACAAAACTGAAGACTGGTTTTGGTACTGGTGGTTGGCAATTAGCTGCTATTGAACAATGTGCACAAGTTGCAACAAAGCCCATTATTGCCGATGGTGGTTTACGTACTAATGGTGATATTGCTAAGTCTTTACGTTTCGGCGCAACAATGGTCATGGTTGGTTCAATGCTAGCCGGTCATGATGAAAATCCCGGTGAACTATTAACCATTGATGGCAAGACATTCAAAGCTTACTTTGGTTCAGCTTCTCAATTCCAAAAGGGTGAATACAAGAACGTAGAAGGTAAAAAATTGATGGTTCCATATCGTGGTAGTATCTATGCCACACTCCACGAAATGCAAGAAGATCTACAATCTGCTATTTCTTATGCTGGTGGTGACTCTATCGCTGTTTTGAAGGATGTAGACTTTGTTATTGTACCTAATACTATTCGTAGTGGAGATCACTTCTAA
- a CDS encoding sugar O-acetyltransferase, producing MTEFEKMLAEELYVPADSELEELRHKAHQLSQLYNQLDESDTGRAEVLGKLLRDMGDGSYFQGPIQFDYGINTSVGKNFFANFNLTIFDCAEVTIGDDVMVGPNVSLLTPLHPLRFQDRNVRVNTDGHMVNYEYAAPITINDNCWISGDVKILGGVTIGAGSVIGAESVVTRDIPENVIAVGNPCRIVREITEADRMKLPE from the coding sequence ATGACTGAATTTGAAAAAATGTTGGCAGAAGAGCTTTATGTACCAGCGGATTCAGAGTTAGAAGAACTGCGACATAAAGCACATCAATTGAGTCAATTATATAATCAATTGGATGAATCTGATACAGGACGTGCTGAAGTTTTGGGAAAGTTGTTAAGAGATATGGGAGATGGTAGTTATTTCCAGGGACCCATACAATTTGATTACGGAATAAATACTAGTGTTGGAAAGAATTTTTTTGCAAATTTCAACTTAACGATTTTTGATTGTGCAGAGGTGACGATTGGCGATGATGTGATGGTCGGACCAAATGTATCATTGCTAACACCGCTCCATCCGTTGCGTTTTCAAGATAGAAATGTGCGAGTGAATACAGACGGGCACATGGTGAATTATGAATATGCGGCACCGATAACAATTAATGATAATTGTTGGATATCAGGGGATGTCAAAATATTGGGCGGTGTGACGATCGGAGCAGGTAGTGTTATTGGGGCCGAGAGCGTTGTAACAAGAGATATCCCTGAAAATGTCATTGCAGTTGGAAATCCATGTCGTATTGTACGAGAAATAACAGAAGCAGATCGTATGAAATTACCAGAGTAA
- a CDS encoding GGDEF domain-containing protein, which translates to MQAIIYYFMIMLFVISTIFTLVFMTNIDDEVIPLSLRRRLMFPLYFGFTYIIASLSDNSMGMVMMAYVPAVIAIVFSDWKTALVVAIAKPLINTLYLETRYFEYEIPHIWQSILISWAALLILMLAFYKFRHSKAFYMIVAVGMGMLEDMQAFFYPTDFNGAHVVLVVNVFSYVVILWFATSLRDRLHRYQQKVSDELLRDPLTNVYNLKAFNEGKTNNPEKNPYVIGVVDVDKFKQLNDTLGHSAGNRVIQMMADTLLETMDAHFPDQEKNKKAYRVFRFGGEEFVVVSMYNGNLKTGMLELKATLDEANVLFDQKVQAEFDRPASFSGGITNSNSHERGYASFRQADSLLYKMKRSKPGEIAIDTETK; encoded by the coding sequence ATGCAGGCGATAATTTATTATTTTATGATCATGCTTTTCGTGATTAGTACGATTTTTACACTTGTCTTCATGACAAACATTGACGACGAGGTAATTCCATTGTCATTACGTCGTCGTCTAATGTTCCCGCTTTATTTCGGGTTTACATACATTATTGCTTCACTATCAGATAATTCGATGGGAATGGTAATGATGGCATACGTACCAGCCGTGATTGCAATTGTATTTTCTGATTGGAAAACGGCGTTGGTTGTTGCAATTGCAAAACCGTTGATTAATACCTTGTATTTAGAAACACGATATTTTGAATATGAAATCCCTCATATCTGGCAATCAATTTTAATTAGTTGGGCAGCATTGTTAATCTTGATGCTAGCTTTTTATAAGTTTAGACATTCAAAGGCTTTTTATATGATTGTGGCGGTCGGAATGGGGATGTTAGAAGATATGCAGGCGTTCTTCTATCCTACTGATTTTAATGGGGCACATGTTGTTTTGGTTGTTAATGTATTTAGTTATGTTGTCATTTTATGGTTTGCGACTTCATTGCGTGATCGTTTACATCGTTACCAACAAAAGGTATCGGATGAACTATTACGAGATCCGTTGACTAATGTTTATAATTTAAAAGCTTTTAATGAAGGTAAGACCAATAATCCAGAAAAGAACCCATATGTGATTGGTGTGGTGGACGTTGATAAATTTAAGCAATTGAATGATACGTTAGGGCATAGTGCTGGGAATCGGGTCATTCAAATGATGGCAGATACGTTACTAGAAACGATGGACGCACATTTCCCAGACCAAGAAAAGAACAAAAAGGCATACCGTGTCTTCCGCTTTGGAGGAGAAGAATTCGTGGTTGTGTCTATGTACAATGGGAATCTTAAAACTGGAATGTTAGAATTAAAAGCAACATTAGATGAAGCAAATGTGTTATTTGATCAAAAGGTTCAGGCTGAATTTGATCGTCCTGCAAGTTTCTCGGGAGGGATTACTAATAGTAATTCGCATGAACGTGGATATGCATCGTTCCGTCAAGCCGATTCGTTGCTATACAAAATGAAACGTTCTAAGCCAGGTGAAATTGCAATCGATACAGAAACAAAGTAG
- a CDS encoding GGDEF domain-containing protein, protein MADLLDEFLSFSLVTFLVLSTIFSLVFITKLSKKIPKNTRRWLMYLLYFGFTYLIVSLTHATVGIVMLAYVPALVVIMFDDFKIAVVVSLIKPIITLMFLTLIAPGEIRDLTLSFEISWITLMLLLWIFRRVGHHIWVYYAAAIILAVLEDELGLLGPSNSSLVVVVSIATYILVVSFMLYLQKHLIADEQAYLAELNTDPLTGLFNLRAFKQDVENRYVNKEYVILIMDVDKFKMLNDTLGHPTGNLILQRVANKTKEMLAMNFSDMDFKVYRFGGEELVCVIENRGSMCRLSAEIKFLFNQLNEDLMHDMQAEYKVDVTFSGGLSSSIWNDSDADETFKQADRLLYQAKRAGGHKIAIDEHVLTCEKCNNIGDSVFD, encoded by the coding sequence GTGGCAGATTTATTAGATGAATTTTTGAGTTTTAGTTTGGTCACATTCTTAGTCTTAAGTACCATTTTTTCTCTGGTATTTATCACTAAGCTTAGTAAGAAGATTCCAAAGAATACGCGTCGCTGGTTAATGTACCTGTTGTACTTTGGGTTTACGTACTTAATTGTGTCATTGACTCATGCAACAGTCGGTATTGTAATGCTGGCATATGTACCAGCATTAGTCGTAATTATGTTTGATGATTTTAAAATTGCTGTGGTTGTGTCATTGATTAAGCCGATTATTACGTTGATGTTTTTAACGTTGATTGCACCAGGAGAAATTCGGGATTTGACGTTATCTTTTGAAATTAGTTGGATTACGTTGATGCTTTTGTTATGGATTTTCCGACGTGTTGGGCATCACATATGGGTGTATTATGCGGCGGCAATCATTTTGGCAGTCCTTGAGGATGAATTAGGCTTGCTAGGGCCATCTAATTCATCGTTAGTTGTTGTGGTTAGTATTGCCACATATATTCTGGTTGTGTCATTTATGCTATATCTACAAAAACATTTAATTGCAGATGAGCAAGCATATCTTGCAGAGTTGAATACTGATCCACTAACGGGTCTGTTCAATTTACGTGCGTTTAAACAAGATGTCGAAAACAGATATGTGAATAAAGAATATGTTATTTTAATTATGGACGTGGATAAGTTTAAAATGTTGAATGATACATTGGGACATCCAACCGGTAACTTAATTCTGCAACGAGTTGCAAACAAGACAAAAGAAATGTTAGCCATGAACTTTTCTGACATGGATTTTAAAGTCTATCGATTCGGTGGCGAAGAACTAGTTTGTGTGATTGAAAATCGTGGGAGTATGTGTCGTCTATCCGCGGAAATTAAGTTCTTGTTCAATCAATTGAATGAAGATTTAATGCATGACATGCAAGCAGAATATAAAGTTGATGTGACGTTCTCAGGAGGACTTTCAAGTAGTATCTGGAACGATTCTGATGCTGATGAAACATTTAAGCAAGCTGATCGTTTGTTGTATCAGGCGAAACGAGCAGGTGGTCACAAAATTGCAATCGATGAACACGTGTTAACGTGTGAAAAGTGTAATAACATCGGAGATAGTGTATTTGACTAG
- a CDS encoding DUF4231 domain-containing protein codes for MNAEVMFKRLDESIQQVEKRHKFYVRLNAWTSMLSIVLSSSIPILISMASRHVSLLLIVSIFSALITLIQTFKSTFNLSDKIQNLSVVVTAMKKEQLLLVTHTAPYDGTDEENMHLLAHKLADNADEFIQHLEDNNN; via the coding sequence ATGAACGCAGAAGTAATGTTCAAGCGATTAGATGAAAGTATTCAACAAGTGGAAAAACGACACAAGTTCTATGTACGTTTAAATGCATGGACAAGTATGCTAAGTATTGTCTTGTCTTCAAGTATTCCGATTTTGATTAGCATGGCGAGCCGCCATGTGAGTCTTCTGTTGATTGTATCTATTTTTTCTGCGTTGATTACATTGATTCAAACATTCAAATCAACCTTTAACCTATCAGATAAGATTCAAAACCTAAGCGTTGTTGTTACAGCGATGAAGAAAGAACAACTACTTCTTGTGACACATACAGCGCCGTATGACGGTACTGATGAAGAAAACATGCATCTTTTGGCACATAAGCTAGCAGACAATGCGGATGAATTTATTCAACATTTAGAAGATAATAATAATTAA
- a CDS encoding NADPH-dependent FMN reductase, translated as MTKYGVIVGSLRKGSFTEGVAKALVAGLPADAEVTYLSIRDLPLYDQDTDMDSPAAYTEFRELVAAQDAFIIATPEHNRNISAALKNALDIASRPWGQNVWAGKPVLPASQSIAGIGGALANHSLKTTLGFLDMNIMQQPELYIGNTPELADENGVIYNESTVEFLASVGANFDTFVKKNK; from the coding sequence ATGACTAAGTATGGTGTAATTGTTGGTTCACTACGTAAGGGTTCATTCACAGAAGGTGTTGCTAAGGCATTGGTTGCTGGATTGCCTGCAGATGCAGAAGTAACTTACCTATCAATTCGTGACTTGCCTCTATACGATCAAGACACAGACATGGATTCACCTGCAGCTTACACTGAATTCCGTGAACTTGTAGCCGCACAAGATGCATTCATCATCGCAACTCCAGAACACAACCGTAACATCTCAGCTGCGTTGAAGAATGCGTTGGACATTGCTTCACGTCCTTGGGGACAAAACGTTTGGGCTGGTAAGCCTGTATTGCCTGCTTCACAATCAATCGCAGGTATCGGTGGAGCCTTGGCTAACCACTCATTGAAGACAACTCTTGGTTTCTTGGACATGAACATCATGCAACAACCAGAATTGTACATTGGAAACACTCCTGAATTGGCTGACGAAAACGGTGTTATCTACAACGAAAGCACAGTTGAATTCTTGGCTAGCGTAGGTGCTAACTTCGACACATTCGTTAAGAAGAACAAGTAA